The following coding sequences are from one Candidatus Borkfalkia ceftriaxoniphila window:
- a CDS encoding DOMON domain-containing protein: protein MKKPIQWIAAALICAIVACSVGCDPKDKPTERVEDTRNLSAFEYTEANLTATDALGRTAPAGDISNGNDVGVFYHTWHGVHETPGKVLDITKIMAENPDYLGSDYLYENADKFHYWGEPLYGYYCSADPWVITRHVELMMAMGIDFLVYDYTNATAYNKEADAIFEVLQNFRDQGFNVPKVTFYTNTRSADVVCGLYRRYYEKGLYKDLWYAPDGKPLIIGVSEDGLISAQNRELYAMLKEDFFDFRESQWPDGKTTIENLETGFPWMSWQYPQKNFNGMMSVSLAQHPDAKMSNGPLTNNGRGFDYKKMRNYTSNSDKGTNYQGQWETVFENNADSSKKYVDQVLVTGFNEWMAIKLNDGNDSYFVDTFSEEYSRDIEMMKGGYGDNFVVQTLINTRKYKYSDAKHYKYDLKTMPLDDFSAEAWKDVKSEYKDPVGDALARDYRDAFSTTTYVDNSNRNDISSVRIAHDTANLYVRVETAEAVTAYNGTDKNWMNLLIQTENGGENSFAGFQYIVNRSPDGSGKTSVEKSRGGFSWESAGSAQYAVSGNVVLYSIPLASLGLTAQNCYIRIKACDNVTKPDDIMDYYVSGDSAPIGRFAYSYGY, encoded by the coding sequence ATGAAAAAACCGATACAATGGATCGCCGCCGCGCTGATTTGCGCCATCGTCGCATGCAGCGTCGGATGCGATCCCAAAGATAAGCCGACGGAGCGCGTAGAAGATACCAGAAATCTTTCGGCGTTCGAATATACCGAAGCGAATCTGACCGCGACCGACGCGCTCGGACGCACCGCGCCCGCGGGCGATATTTCTAACGGCAACGACGTGGGCGTGTTCTATCACACCTGGCACGGCGTGCACGAAACGCCGGGCAAAGTGCTCGATATCACGAAAATCATGGCGGAAAATCCCGATTATCTGGGCAGCGACTATCTGTACGAAAACGCCGATAAGTTTCACTATTGGGGCGAGCCGCTCTACGGCTATTACTGTTCCGCCGATCCCTGGGTGATCACCCGCCACGTCGAACTGATGATGGCGATGGGCATCGATTTTCTGGTGTACGACTACACCAACGCCACCGCCTATAACAAGGAGGCGGACGCGATCTTCGAAGTTTTGCAGAATTTCCGCGACCAGGGTTTCAACGTGCCGAAAGTCACCTTTTACACGAACACGCGTTCCGCGGACGTCGTCTGCGGATTGTACCGCCGCTATTACGAAAAGGGGCTTTACAAAGATCTGTGGTACGCGCCCGACGGCAAGCCTTTAATTATCGGCGTGAGCGAGGACGGACTCATTTCGGCGCAGAATCGCGAACTGTACGCCATGCTCAAAGAGGATTTCTTCGATTTCCGCGAATCGCAGTGGCCGGACGGCAAGACCACCATCGAAAATCTCGAAACGGGCTTTCCTTGGATGAGTTGGCAGTATCCGCAAAAGAATTTCAACGGCATGATGAGCGTATCGCTCGCGCAGCATCCCGACGCGAAAATGAGCAACGGCCCCTTGACCAACAACGGCAGGGGATTCGACTATAAAAAGATGCGCAACTATACTTCCAACTCCGACAAGGGCACCAATTATCAGGGGCAGTGGGAAACGGTATTCGAAAATAACGCCGATTCTTCCAAAAAGTACGTCGACCAGGTGCTCGTGACGGGCTTTAACGAATGGATGGCGATCAAACTCAACGACGGCAACGATTCTTATTTCGTCGATACGTTCTCCGAGGAATATTCCCGCGATATCGAGATGATGAAGGGCGGCTACGGCGACAACTTTGTCGTACAGACGCTCATCAATACCCGCAAATACAAATATTCCGACGCGAAACACTACAAATACGATCTGAAAACCATGCCCCTCGACGATTTCAGCGCCGAAGCGTGGAAAGATGTCAAGAGCGAATATAAAGACCCCGTCGGCGACGCGCTCGCCCGCGACTACCGCGACGCGTTTTCGACCACCACTTACGTGGATAACAGCAACCGCAACGATATTTCTTCTGTCCGCATCGCGCACGACACAGCAAATCTGTATGTGCGGGTGGAAACTGCCGAAGCGGTCACCGCCTATAACGGTACGGATAAAAATTGGATGAATCTGCTCATTCAGACGGAAAACGGCGGCGAGAACTCGTTTGCGGGTTTCCAGTACATCGTCAACCGTTCGCCCGACGGCAGCGGCAAAACGAGCGTGGAAAAGAGCAGGGGCGGCTTTTCTTGGGAAAGCGCGGGCTCGGCGCAATACGCCGTTTCTGGAAACGTCGTTTTATACAGTATTCCGTTGGCATCTCTGGGACTGACCGCACAGAATTGCTATATCCGCATCAAGGCGTGCGACAACGTGACCAAACCCGACGACATCATGGATTACTATGTGTCCGGCGACAGCGCGCCCATCGGCAGATTCGCCTATTCTTACGGATATTGA
- a CDS encoding SGNH/GDSL hydrolase family protein, with amino-acid sequence MKKGLRAAFAGLLCAIVLCGCVSAPHDDDLAERGDWMPYDSYSLETWLRPVWHTREMYNETVLFVGEEDEAPLLYRPAEIRSVRSYGLNVEYTEGKDYILTEEGKIRRLRGSAIPYFETDEYYRKEPDSVPVAVFGKYAAGFQENRYIKYGEKDTFTSRQIAVTYAHDCVWEGSIPEDKSDRAGKFLKKLEGEKAAKIVFYGDSITAGCNASGTEYGGNTLPYTPSYAQMVASSLEDKYAAKIECVNTSLGGANTEWGLENVEKNVISHAPDLVVIAFGMNDADLTVAKYKRMISEMIDKIHAAIPDCAVVAVATSVPNNETEWFYGNQKEYVAGLKALEREEKYDFVAVADMTAMHLDLLKAKRFRDMTGNNVNHPNDFLARVYAQVVLQTVAGDNYI; translated from the coding sequence ATGAAAAAAGGTTTGAGAGCCGCCTTCGCGGGGCTGCTGTGCGCAATCGTTCTTTGCGGTTGCGTCTCCGCCCCGCACGATGACGATCTGGCGGAAAGGGGAGATTGGATGCCGTACGATTCATATAGTCTTGAAACCTGGCTGCGCCCTGTCTGGCACACCCGCGAAATGTATAACGAAACGGTCCTGTTCGTGGGCGAAGAGGACGAAGCGCCGCTATTGTACCGCCCCGCGGAAATCAGGTCTGTGCGCAGTTACGGGCTGAACGTCGAATATACGGAGGGGAAAGATTATATCCTCACCGAAGAGGGCAAAATCAGGCGCCTTCGCGGCTCCGCGATCCCGTATTTTGAAACGGACGAATATTACAGAAAGGAGCCCGACAGCGTGCCTGTCGCCGTTTTCGGCAAGTACGCCGCAGGATTTCAGGAAAACCGCTATATCAAATACGGCGAAAAGGATACCTTTACTTCCCGCCAGATCGCCGTGACCTACGCGCACGACTGTGTCTGGGAAGGGAGTATTCCCGAGGATAAGAGCGATCGGGCGGGCAAGTTTTTGAAAAAACTGGAAGGGGAAAAGGCCGCAAAGATCGTCTTTTACGGCGACAGCATCACCGCGGGCTGCAACGCGAGCGGCACCGAGTACGGCGGCAATACTTTGCCCTATACGCCCTCCTACGCGCAAATGGTCGCAAGTTCTCTGGAAGATAAGTATGCGGCAAAAATCGAATGCGTCAATACCTCCCTCGGCGGCGCGAACACTGAATGGGGGTTGGAGAACGTGGAAAAAAATGTGATCTCCCATGCGCCCGACCTCGTCGTGATCGCGTTCGGCATGAACGACGCCGATCTCACGGTAGCAAAATATAAGCGGATGATCTCCGAAATGATCGACAAGATACACGCGGCAATTCCCGACTGCGCTGTCGTCGCGGTGGCGACGAGCGTACCCAACAACGAAACGGAATGGTTTTACGGCAATCAAAAGGAGTACGTTGCGGGGCTGAAAGCGCTGGAACGGGAGGAAAAATACGATTTCGTCGCGGTCGCGGACATGACCGCCATGCATCTCGACCTGTTAAAAGCCAAACGTTTCCGCGACATGACGGGAAACAACGTCAACCATCCCAACGATTTTCTCGCGCGCGTCTACGCGCAGGTCGTTTTACAGACGGTTGCGGGCGATAACTACATTTAA
- a CDS encoding Ig-like domain-containing protein, with amino-acid sequence MKKKLLAILLSLVAVVAFAGVAVTASAAGTKDAVTVKNANFATDWNMVLFETDTPSGATEPWGTADPSHITVIAPDGSILAPNAVHLNNYIYIGVNNNTEPAVGTTFTIHAGYAYTANSEVKEDITWKYSTQGATFTKVEPTGAVESVAVAGELTVQAGATVLDLSALRGKATYADGEVVPFLVTKDMISGEYDLTKAGDYTLTCTYEGKTASVKLTVTPSDELPELTVNNINYDPGWGGFLINFNVKDKVDTENVEGKVENVKITNSVREDISGEFDYMYHETYLFCLHGPNEVGTVITVKEGFEFSGHQMKADVSYIYATAGATLVAYDPAKHDPKTLTIDNNPEDNAVHVGGTLQLTATLNDGAASTVHYTTSDAEVATVDATGKVLGVKEGTATITAKAGDLSETYEVEVLPELEMKGLEFATSYKIYVEKGGKLALPSDFTAHAVFDNDGKDVYGSDFKLNEENCTLSDVDTATVGTKVSKATVSFAGKQYTLDVSVEVYEVIPMDIKEVAVVEWFSYSIFVQYPDSTVNVANITDATCIPDATKYVYTRADGTEVKCGTYNLGGGNVAILPTFYDGKQDADNWNKAPYMQEGDRITLKAGFSGYMWTGELAPTETDNAAMKAGTGMIVPECRLAEEVTFVFDGMVWGIYIPYTDLKVNETATVQVGDTVSLGAVRVPDTATEGNFYYKSSDESIVTVNNNGRITGVKQGTATVTVTLKDGVAGEKTKTVTVTVTDGIVGLEFAEGTVLTVKKGTEKLDLSGLTANLVWASGKTEKADLSKAEIVGYDKDAAGESEVTVKVTVDGKTYQAQLTVRVQRGGCGSVAEAGASVFAGAVIALSAAALVVGFRKKAKK; translated from the coding sequence ATGAAAAAAAAGTTACTGGCAATCTTGCTTTCGCTCGTTGCCGTAGTGGCGTTCGCAGGCGTTGCGGTCACCGCGTCTGCCGCGGGAACGAAAGACGCCGTCACCGTTAAAAACGCGAATTTCGCAACCGATTGGAATATGGTCTTGTTCGAAACGGACACACCGAGCGGCGCTACCGAGCCTTGGGGCACGGCGGATCCCTCACATATCACCGTGATTGCTCCAGACGGCAGTATTTTGGCGCCGAATGCCGTACATCTGAACAACTATATTTACATTGGCGTAAACAATAATACAGAACCCGCCGTTGGTACCACGTTCACCATCCACGCGGGCTATGCGTATACGGCGAACAGCGAAGTAAAGGAAGATATCACCTGGAAGTACAGCACCCAGGGCGCCACGTTCACGAAAGTAGAGCCGACGGGCGCGGTGGAATCCGTCGCGGTCGCGGGCGAATTGACTGTTCAGGCGGGCGCAACGGTCCTGGATCTTTCCGCTCTGCGCGGCAAAGCGACCTATGCGGACGGCGAGGTCGTTCCGTTCCTCGTCACAAAAGACATGATATCGGGCGAATACGACTTGACGAAAGCGGGCGATTATACCTTGACTTGCACGTACGAGGGAAAGACGGCTTCCGTCAAACTGACGGTGACGCCCTCCGACGAACTTCCCGAACTTACCGTAAACAATATCAATTACGACCCGGGTTGGGGCGGATTTCTGATCAATTTCAACGTAAAAGATAAAGTTGATACAGAAAACGTGGAAGGCAAGGTCGAGAACGTCAAGATCACCAATTCCGTTCGTGAGGACATAAGCGGTGAATTCGACTATATGTATCATGAAACCTATCTTTTTTGTCTGCACGGTCCGAACGAAGTGGGAACGGTGATCACCGTTAAAGAAGGATTCGAATTTTCGGGGCATCAGATGAAAGCGGACGTTTCTTATATCTATGCCACGGCGGGCGCTACCCTCGTCGCATACGATCCCGCCAAGCACGATCCCAAGACGCTTACCATCGACAACAATCCCGAGGACAACGCGGTGCACGTGGGCGGGACCTTGCAACTGACCGCCACGCTCAACGACGGCGCGGCTTCCACCGTACATTATACCACTTCGGACGCCGAGGTCGCCACCGTCGACGCGACGGGCAAAGTGCTCGGCGTGAAAGAGGGGACGGCGACCATCACCGCCAAAGCGGGCGATCTGAGCGAAACTTACGAAGTGGAAGTTTTGCCCGAACTCGAAATGAAAGGGCTGGAATTTGCCACTTCCTATAAAATCTATGTGGAAAAAGGCGGGAAACTTGCTCTTCCCTCGGATTTCACGGCGCACGCCGTATTCGACAATGACGGCAAGGACGTGTACGGCAGCGATTTTAAACTGAACGAGGAAAACTGCACGCTCTCCGACGTCGATACCGCGACTGTGGGCACGAAAGTTTCCAAAGCGACCGTTTCGTTCGCGGGTAAACAATATACGCTCGACGTTTCCGTCGAAGTATATGAAGTCATTCCCATGGACATCAAGGAAGTCGCGGTCGTCGAATGGTTCAGTTACAGCATTTTCGTACAGTATCCCGACAGCACCGTAAATGTTGCGAATATTACCGATGCGACCTGCATCCCCGATGCGACGAAGTATGTATACACGCGGGCTGACGGTACCGAAGTAAAGTGCGGTACCTACAATCTCGGCGGCGGCAACGTGGCGATTCTTCCCACATTCTATGACGGAAAACAGGACGCCGATAACTGGAACAAGGCTCCCTATATGCAGGAAGGCGACCGCATCACGTTAAAAGCAGGATTCAGCGGCTATATGTGGACGGGCGAACTTGCTCCGACCGAAACGGATAACGCCGCCATGAAGGCGGGCACGGGCATGATCGTTCCCGAATGCAGATTGGCGGAAGAAGTGACGTTTGTGTTCGACGGCATGGTCTGGGGCATCTATATCCCCTATACGGATCTCAAAGTGAACGAAACGGCGACCGTGCAGGTGGGCGATACCGTCAGCCTCGGCGCCGTGCGCGTTCCCGATACCGCGACCGAAGGCAACTTCTATTATAAAAGCAGCGACGAGAGCATCGTTACCGTCAACAATAACGGCCGCATCACGGGCGTGAAACAGGGCACCGCCACCGTCACCGTTACCTTGAAGGACGGCGTCGCGGGCGAAAAGACAAAGACCGTTACCGTGACCGTCACGGACGGCATCGTCGGACTGGAATTTGCGGAAGGCACCGTCCTCACCGTCAAAAAAGGCACCGAAAAACTCGATCTGAGCGGCTTGACCGCCAACCTCGTCTGGGCGAGCGGCAAGACGGAAAAGGCGGATCTTTCCAAAGCGGAGATCGTAGGTTACGATAAGGACGCTGCGGGCGAGAGCGAAGTGACCGTGAAAGTGACGGTGGACGGCAAGACGTACCAGGCGCAACTGACCGTAAGGGTGCAGAGAGGCGGCTGCGGCTCTGTCGCGGAGGCAGGCGCATCCGTATTCGCGGGCGCGGTCATCGCGCTGAGCGCTGCGGCGCTCGTCGTCGGATTCCGTAAAAAGGCGAAAAAGTAA
- a CDS encoding dienelactone hydrolase family protein, whose translation MAIKTLLKKCALVSLALCLAAPALCGCGKEGENEKPEEKREMTNHAVYDRVSLPDSLWQAPKIIEDTENDRTETGIGGTIKAIYYRSDYNGQESYAFAYLGIPAGASASNKKPAVLLVHGGGGTAYWQWVKEWVNRGYVALAMDLEGHVPKKEGTSDNMPADLYTKSQYPAPHNQNYGDADLPIEQTWMYYAVSTAILGNSLLHGLDYVDIYKVGVCGVSWGGVITSIISGYDDRFAFSVPIYCSLNLAEAKGGNLNGYYRAHPAARVWDDDEGLSRVETPLFFLAMNDDVNAFPDSISMTAARCKNATVSLVRNWLHSHTHAFARPEPYAFADSIVKGGDGMVKVVAQPEKSSGSVKITVPEGLSVKAYIAFTGGDMKKIPSWGHIRLTLKEGEAAYEITDEMKKEAGGEVTWFYIWFTDNFDRVTSTRMVQLI comes from the coding sequence ATGGCTATTAAAACTTTACTGAAAAAATGCGCGCTCGTTTCCCTCGCCTTATGCCTCGCGGCGCCCGCGCTTTGCGGCTGCGGCAAGGAGGGGGAAAACGAGAAACCCGAGGAGAAGAGAGAAATGACGAATCACGCCGTCTACGACAGAGTTTCTCTGCCCGACAGTTTGTGGCAGGCGCCGAAAATCATCGAGGATACCGAAAACGACAGGACGGAAACAGGCATCGGCGGCACTATCAAAGCGATCTACTACCGCAGCGATTACAACGGGCAGGAAAGTTACGCGTTCGCCTATTTGGGGATCCCCGCAGGGGCGAGCGCAAGCAATAAAAAGCCCGCCGTACTTTTGGTGCACGGCGGGGGCGGCACGGCATACTGGCAATGGGTCAAAGAATGGGTCAACCGCGGCTACGTGGCGCTGGCGATGGATCTCGAGGGGCACGTGCCCAAAAAAGAAGGCACGTCCGACAATATGCCCGCAGACCTCTACACGAAATCGCAGTACCCCGCGCCGCACAACCAGAATTACGGCGACGCGGATCTTCCCATCGAACAGACCTGGATGTATTACGCCGTATCCACGGCCATTTTAGGAAATTCCTTGCTGCACGGGCTTGACTATGTGGATATTTACAAGGTCGGCGTCTGCGGCGTGAGTTGGGGCGGCGTGATCACCTCCATCATTTCGGGCTATGACGACCGTTTCGCATTTTCCGTGCCCATTTACTGCTCATTGAACCTCGCCGAGGCGAAGGGCGGCAACCTGAACGGTTATTACCGCGCCCATCCCGCCGCTCGCGTCTGGGACGACGACGAAGGATTGAGCCGCGTCGAAACGCCGCTCTTCTTTCTGGCGATGAACGACGACGTGAACGCGTTTCCCGACAGTATATCCATGACGGCGGCGCGCTGCAAAAACGCGACCGTTTCACTGGTGCGTAACTGGCTGCACAGCCACACGCACGCCTTTGCAAGACCCGAACCGTATGCCTTTGCCGATTCCATTGTCAAGGGCGGCGACGGAATGGTAAAAGTCGTCGCGCAGCCCGAAAAGAGCAGCGGCTCGGTGAAAATTACCGTGCCCGAAGGGCTTTCGGTCAAGGCATATATCGCCTTTACGGGCGGCGACATGAAAAAGATCCCCTCGTGGGGACATATCCGTCTGACGCTCAAAGAGGGCGAAGCGGCGTACGAGATCACCGACGAGATGAAAAAGGAAGCGGGCGGAGAAGTGACCTGGTTTTATATCTGGTTTACAGATAATTTCGACCGCGTGACTTCCACGCGGATGGTACAACTGATTTAA
- a CDS encoding alpha-L-rhamnosidase codes for MSELINFRTEYQQRPLAVQSRTPHFSWQYEKSFKGEQTSYRIRVATSEKLLYEGSEDMWDSGEVRSAASVGVQYGGRPLCSHSRYFVCCETTDGEGNRYRSQIASFETALYEKSDWKGQWVSVPVNFNGGTLLFRKAIALKDKKIARARAYICGLGYHEFFVNGRKMGNAVLNPGVTEYGERVFYCAYEMEDLAAGKNVIGVEVGYGWLGARKLLAQIYVEYEDGEVYEDHSGPGYGWWVGGSPTVDNSVYGGEVYDARIEDKYPKNWNTLAFEPTWANGWMYTIAAAAPNGELAAQEIEPIEVCARFPEVSRTDMGGGVYIVDVGKNIAGWLKISVRGERCASVTLKFGEQLTNEGYVNQLNLRSARCSDTYILKGDGVEEFAPRFTYHGFRYVQAEIAGKAELLSCVGEHVHTAAPLIGDFSCSDKTLNALHEIAVRTEQNNQHSILTDCPQRDERFGWLNDLGSRIYQTMYNVDMSRFIPKFIRDITHTQTAEGGIGDTAPYYTGGVPADPVCVIYPLLADYAYRYYGDRATAAAEYASIRKWVEYLLSRSQNYIMEYSYYGDWVTPFADVRADNLYVSSLYLLWHLKEMRRLAVIVGNAEDEAQYGDHAERCAAALHEKYFDEKTFDYCGGTQTENALALSLGIVPEAFRSRVAENIYRDAVGRGHHCTSGNIGYRHVFYVLAEYGYADEVVNILKNPAYPGWGYMMENDATSVWERWEAEMQNEMHSFNHPMFGSYDAFLYRYLGGIDVAEDAFACDKIRIAPVFTRLVDHVSASMKTVRGEIVSKWKRENGRISVHIEVPPQTSAEICLGKNIYRVGGGSYDYAV; via the coding sequence ATGTCGGAATTGATCAATTTCAGAACAGAATACCAGCAGCGGCCGCTTGCCGTTCAATCGCGGACGCCGCATTTTTCCTGGCAATATGAAAAAAGTTTTAAAGGAGAGCAGACATCCTACCGCATACGGGTGGCGACGAGCGAAAAACTCCTCTATGAGGGCAGTGAGGATATGTGGGACAGCGGCGAAGTCCGCTCCGCCGCGAGCGTCGGCGTACAGTACGGCGGCAGACCGCTTTGCTCGCACAGCCGATATTTCGTATGCTGTGAAACAACGGACGGCGAAGGGAATCGCTACCGTTCGCAAATCGCCTCGTTTGAGACCGCTCTGTACGAGAAAAGCGACTGGAAGGGGCAATGGGTCTCCGTGCCCGTCAACTTCAACGGCGGCACGCTGCTGTTCCGGAAAGCGATTGCGCTGAAAGATAAAAAGATCGCGCGTGCGCGCGCATATATCTGCGGCCTCGGTTATCACGAATTTTTCGTGAACGGCAGAAAAATGGGGAATGCGGTGCTCAATCCCGGCGTCACGGAATACGGCGAGCGCGTTTTCTACTGCGCGTACGAAATGGAAGATCTCGCTGCGGGCAAAAACGTCATCGGCGTGGAAGTGGGCTACGGCTGGCTGGGCGCGCGCAAACTTCTGGCGCAGATCTACGTGGAGTACGAGGACGGCGAAGTGTACGAGGACCATTCGGGCCCCGGCTACGGCTGGTGGGTAGGCGGCAGCCCCACCGTGGACAACAGCGTTTACGGCGGCGAAGTGTACGACGCGCGCATCGAGGACAAATATCCTAAAAACTGGAACACGCTCGCGTTCGAGCCTACCTGGGCGAACGGCTGGATGTACACCATCGCCGCGGCCGCCCCGAACGGGGAATTGGCGGCGCAGGAGATCGAGCCGATCGAGGTGTGCGCGCGCTTTCCCGAAGTTTCGAGGACGGATATGGGCGGCGGCGTCTATATTGTGGACGTGGGCAAAAACATCGCGGGGTGGCTGAAAATTTCCGTGCGCGGCGAGCGCTGCGCTTCCGTCACGCTGAAATTCGGCGAACAACTCACCAATGAGGGGTACGTCAACCAACTCAATCTGCGTTCGGCGCGCTGTTCGGATACCTATATCTTAAAGGGCGACGGTGTGGAAGAGTTCGCGCCGCGGTTCACTTATCACGGGTTCCGCTACGTGCAGGCGGAAATTGCGGGCAAAGCGGAACTTTTGTCCTGCGTGGGCGAACACGTGCATACCGCCGCGCCCCTGATCGGAGATTTTTCCTGTTCCGACAAGACGCTCAACGCCCTGCACGAGATCGCGGTGCGCACCGAACAGAACAACCAGCATTCCATTCTCACCGACTGCCCCCAACGCGACGAGCGGTTTGGCTGGCTCAACGATCTGGGTTCCCGCATTTATCAGACGATGTATAACGTGGATATGTCGCGGTTCATTCCCAAATTTATACGCGATATCACCCACACGCAGACGGCGGAGGGCGGCATCGGCGATACGGCTCCCTATTATACGGGCGGCGTGCCCGCCGATCCCGTGTGCGTCATTTATCCGCTGCTCGCGGATTACGCGTACCGTTATTACGGCGACAGGGCGACCGCCGCGGCGGAATATGCTTCGATCCGCAAATGGGTGGAATATCTTTTGTCGCGCTCTCAAAATTATATCATGGAATATTCCTATTACGGCGACTGGGTCACGCCGTTTGCGGACGTGCGCGCGGACAATCTGTACGTATCTTCGCTGTATCTTTTGTGGCATCTCAAAGAGATGCGCCGCCTCGCCGTGATCGTCGGCAACGCGGAGGACGAAGCGCAGTACGGCGATCATGCCGAGCGTTGCGCCGCCGCGCTGCACGAAAAATATTTCGACGAAAAGACCTTTGATTACTGCGGCGGCACGCAGACGGAAAACGCTCTCGCGCTGTCTTTGGGCATCGTGCCCGAAGCGTTCCGTTCGCGCGTTGCGGAAAATATTTACCGCGACGCGGTCGGGCGCGGCCATCACTGCACGAGCGGCAATATCGGCTACCGCCACGTCTTTTACGTGCTCGCCGAATACGGCTATGCCGACGAGGTCGTCAATATACTGAAAAATCCCGCGTATCCCGGCTGGGGTTACATGATGGAAAACGACGCGACCAGCGTCTGGGAGCGCTGGGAAGCGGAAATGCAGAACGAAATGCATTCTTTCAACCATCCCATGTTCGGCAGTTACGACGCGTTCCTGTACCGCTATTTAGGCGGCATCGACGTCGCGGAAGACGCGTTCGCGTGCGATAAGATCCGCATCGCGCCCGTATTTACCCGACTCGTCGATCACGTTTCGGCGTCGATGAAGACGGTGCGGGGCGAAATCGTTTCAAAGTGGAAGAGAGAAAACGGCAGGATCAGCGTGCATATCGAAGTGCCGCCCCAGACGAGCGCGGAAATTTGTCTTGGCAAAAATATTTACCGCGTAGGCGGCGGTTCCTACGATTACGCCGTATAG
- a CDS encoding WYL domain-containing protein: MPYSELIKNFGRIREYVREFYVYGFKSRENFSMKSARSYDDERRRVESWLGDFVGSCRTVEGKSVFLEIDSRVVSRNPLYHAWKAKSFTDGDVTLHFILFDILADYETALPLPEIMEKIDRYLAAFRNPKTFDESTVRKKLKEYVAEGILETEKRGKALLYRRAASVPLPDENVLDLFSEIAPCGVIGSFLLDKTDAREAPFVFKHHYITQALDSEILCSLFCAMHEKRRVEIESVNRNTGAKSRNAVVPLRIFISVQNGRQYLLAYNLRLKRMKPYRLDNILTVVAKECFEKFDALRKTLDGMQPRMWGVSMRGRGNGTEHVEFTVRYGEDEEYIHRRLEREKRCGRVEKIDEHTSRFSADVYDAEEMIPWIRTFICRIVSLKFSDKELETRFKNDLRATYALYGEDE; encoded by the coding sequence ATGCCGTACAGCGAACTGATCAAAAATTTCGGACGCATACGCGAATATGTGCGGGAATTTTACGTTTACGGGTTCAAAAGCCGCGAAAATTTTTCTATGAAGAGCGCGCGCTCCTACGACGACGAGCGGCGGCGCGTCGAGAGTTGGTTGGGCGACTTTGTCGGCTCCTGCCGCACCGTGGAGGGCAAAAGCGTGTTTTTGGAGATCGACAGCCGTGTCGTCAGCCGCAATCCGCTCTATCATGCATGGAAGGCGAAAAGTTTCACCGACGGCGACGTGACGCTGCATTTCATTCTCTTCGATATTCTCGCCGATTACGAAACCGCGCTTCCTCTTCCCGAAATCATGGAAAAGATCGACCGATACCTCGCCGCGTTCCGCAATCCCAAAACTTTCGACGAATCGACGGTGCGGAAAAAACTCAAAGAATACGTCGCGGAAGGTATTTTGGAAACGGAAAAACGCGGCAAAGCGCTCCTGTACCGCCGCGCGGCGTCGGTCCCTCTGCCCGACGAAAATGTTCTGGACCTCTTTTCGGAAATCGCGCCCTGCGGCGTGATCGGCTCCTTTCTTCTCGATAAAACGGACGCGCGCGAAGCGCCGTTCGTTTTCAAACATCATTATATCACGCAGGCGCTGGACAGCGAGATCCTCTGTTCTCTCTTTTGCGCCATGCACGAAAAGAGGCGCGTAGAAATCGAGAGCGTCAACCGGAATACGGGCGCGAAGAGTCGGAACGCGGTCGTGCCCCTGCGCATATTCATCAGCGTGCAGAACGGCCGACAATATCTTCTGGCGTACAATCTGCGGCTGAAAAGAATGAAGCCGTACAGGCTGGACAATATTCTGACCGTCGTCGCGAAAGAGTGCTTTGAAAAGTTCGATGCGCTCCGTAAGACGCTGGACGGCATGCAGCCGCGCATGTGGGGCGTGAGCATGCGGGGCAGAGGCAACGGGACGGAGCACGTAGAATTCACCGTGCGTTACGGGGAAGACGAAGAGTACATACACCGCCGCCTGGAACGTGAAAAGCGCTGCGGCCGCGTGGAGAAGATCGACGAACATACGAGCAGGTTTTCCGCCGACGTGTACGACGCGGAGGAGATGATCCCCTGGATCCGCACCTTTATCTGCCGTATCGTATCGCTCAAATTTTCCGATAAAGAACTGGAAACGCGGTTTAAAAACGATCTGCGCGCGACGTACGCGTTATACGGAGAGGACGAATGA